The stretch of DNA GGTTGCAGATGCTTTGCCCGAACCTTACAATGATTCTTTCTATTACCTAAAAGCTGCTGTGCGAGGAGACATAGAAGTAAAATCAACAGATTTGTCTTCTTTAGAAAATAATCTGATTGTTGTTGAAATATTAGAGGCAGCTATAAAGAGTAATGCTACGGGTAAGGCCGTTAAGCTTCAGTAGATACGAATTAAATATCATCTGACCTGTTTGGGCTTGTGGCTTGATCGGTTTTGTTAAAATAGAAAGGGACAGATATCAATAAAGTATCTGTCCCTTTAATTATTCTATGTCTCTTATTCGGCTTTTCTTATTCTTATCTGAATTGCATTTTCTATAGGTGTTTCGCTGACGAAAATTAGATAACCACCACCACCGGCTCCACTTAACTTCCAACCTAAAGCGGATGATTTATATTTGTTTAAAACTTCGAGAATATCGTCTGATACCATGTGCGGATACATTACGATTTGAGCTTCGAAGCTTTCTCTAATGGCTTCCCCTAGTTTTTTTATATCTTTTTCTTTTAGTGACTCCCATGCATTCTCAGCAGCATTGCTTAACCTTTTTGCATTCTCAAGTGTAATATTAGTGTTTGATAGGACATCATAATCGTGGTGACGTGGATATAATGGTACAAGCCACAAATGTTTTTCTAGCCACAACAATATCTCATCATCCAATACCTTCTCTATACGCGATGGCCAGAAATCTCCGTCATAATATAGCTTGTTGAGTCCGGGCAGAACGATTCCCAATGAATCCTGTGAGCCACTTACATATTTTGTTCCCGGAGGATTCTCGAAGCAGAATAAGGTTTTAGCGAGTTTTTCTTTATCTCCTGTCGGGATATCTACCTGCCAGAGTTCTATGGCTTTTTTACGTGAGCTGGTTGACATACCACTCCTGTCATTGAAGTCATAATCGGGCTCAATAGATATTGTAAGTACAGCTCCCGGATATAGACTGCTTACATTTGGCTGATCAAGCCAGCCTCCTGCCAGATCTATCCGATAGGGAATTCTGCATTCTTCTCGCAAAGCTGTTGTAGAGCGAGTTGGTAATCCGGTGTGGGGGATTCTTTTGCTTACGATGTATTCTATATGAAGGTCTTTGCATAGCTGTTCTTTTAAGGCGCTGTGTCCGTCATTGTTAACAAAGAAGATGTCGGGTTTCAGTTCCTTCAGATCATCAATAAAGTCAAGTATGCCACTTCCTTTATTGATCCAGGCATCTTTTACAAACCGAAGAGACTTTATCATATATAGGCGTTCCTGCTCACTGTTTATGGTTTTTCGGGCTTTTAGTTCATTTACTGTTTTGTCGGAACCTATCCCCACATATAAATCTCCGTAACTGGCAGCTTCTTCAAAAAATGCAACATGGCCGCTATGGAGCATATCGTAGCACCCACTTACAAAAACCTTTTTCATATTTTAT from Dysgonomonas mossii encodes:
- a CDS encoding adenylyltransferase/cytidyltransferase family protein → MKKVFVSGCYDMLHSGHVAFFEEAASYGDLYVGIGSDKTVNELKARKTINSEQERLYMIKSLRFVKDAWINKGSGILDFIDDLKELKPDIFFVNNDGHSALKEQLCKDLHIEYIVSKRIPHTGLPTRSTTALREECRIPYRIDLAGGWLDQPNVSSLYPGAVLTISIEPDYDFNDRSGMSTSSRKKAIELWQVDIPTGDKEKLAKTLFCFENPPGTKYVSGSQDSLGIVLPGLNKLYYDGDFWPSRIEKVLDDEILLWLEKHLWLVPLYPRHHDYDVLSNTNITLENAKRLSNAAENAWESLKEKDIKKLGEAIRESFEAQIVMYPHMVSDDILEVLNKYKSSALGWKLSGAGGGGYLIFVSETPIENAIQIRIRKAE